A portion of the Deltaproteobacteria bacterium genome contains these proteins:
- a CDS encoding peroxiredoxin family protein: MQGLQLSIEALRKRRCAVAGVVVDAPETNADLARSAGLDYPILSDPGLHAIDAYGLRHAGAGPDGQDIARPASVLVDGAGIVRWTSVTDNFRVRPTPADVLAVLDALLPAS; the protein is encoded by the coding sequence CTGCAGGGTCTGCAGCTGAGCATCGAAGCGCTGCGGAAGCGCCGCTGCGCGGTCGCGGGAGTCGTCGTCGATGCCCCCGAGACGAACGCGGATCTCGCGCGCAGCGCGGGGCTCGACTACCCGATCCTCTCCGACCCGGGCCTTCACGCCATCGACGCGTATGGGCTCCGGCACGCCGGCGCAGGGCCGGACGGCCAAGACATCGCGCGCCCGGCATCCGTGCTCGTGGACGGTGCGGGCATCGTGCGCTGGACGTCGGTGACGGACAACTTCCGCGTGCGACCGACCCCGGCGGATGTGCTCGCCGTACTCGACGCGCTCCTACCCGCGAGCTGA
- a CDS encoding BrnT family toxin produces MVFEWDPGKAARNLEKHRVTFFEAASVSVVYAVRRVGDGEAIRIISSRAASRQASPRAFGPRADRDSPRP; encoded by the coding sequence ATCGTGTTCGAGTGGGATCCCGGGAAGGCGGCACGCAATCTCGAGAAGCACAGGGTGACGTTCTTCGAGGCGGCGTCGGTCTCGGTGGTATACGCGGTACGGAGGGTCGGAGATGGCGAGGCGATCCGCATCATCAGTTCGCGCGCGGCGAGTCGGCAGGCCTCCCCTCGGGCGTTCGGCCCGCGAGCTGATCGCGATTCGCCTCGACCCTGA
- a CDS encoding VOC family protein, translating into MSDTQGNFVWYELMTSDVNGAIKFYKDVIGWGTQAFEGGEMPYTMWTVGETPLGGVMTLPDEAKKMGAPPHWLAYVAADDVDALTKKAASLGAKTYMPPKDIPKVGRFSIIADPQGAVIALFKGSGPEMPRAAEATNGHFSWHELIAGEWESAFRFYSQLFGWQKTDAMDMGPMGTYQMYGKGGCTFGGMMTKRKDYPAPPHWLYYVKVNDLDAALARVKTGRGQVLNGPHEVPGGDRVAQCMDPQGAAFALHGK; encoded by the coding sequence ATGAGCGATACGCAGGGAAACTTCGTCTGGTACGAGCTGATGACGAGCGACGTGAACGGCGCGATCAAGTTCTACAAGGACGTGATCGGCTGGGGCACGCAGGCGTTCGAGGGCGGCGAAATGCCGTATACGATGTGGACGGTGGGCGAGACGCCACTGGGCGGCGTGATGACTCTGCCCGACGAGGCCAAGAAGATGGGCGCCCCGCCGCACTGGCTCGCCTACGTGGCCGCGGACGACGTCGACGCGCTCACGAAGAAGGCGGCGTCGCTCGGCGCGAAGACCTACATGCCGCCGAAGGACATCCCGAAGGTCGGGCGCTTCAGCATCATCGCGGACCCCCAGGGCGCCGTGATCGCGCTGTTCAAGGGCTCGGGCCCCGAGATGCCGCGGGCGGCGGAGGCAACGAACGGCCACTTCTCGTGGCACGAGCTCATCGCCGGTGAGTGGGAGTCGGCGTTCCGGTTCTACTCGCAGCTCTTCGGCTGGCAGAAGACCGACGCGATGGACATGGGGCCGATGGGCACCTACCAGATGTACGGCAAGGGCGGGTGCACGTTCGGCGGGATGATGACGAAGCGCAAGGACTACCCCGCGCCCCCGCACTGGCTCTACTACGTCAAGGTCAACGACCTCGACGCTGCGCTCGCGCGCGTGAAGACGGGCCGCGGTCAGGTGCTCAACGGGCCGCATGAGGTGCCGGGCGGTGACCGCGTCGCGCAGTGCATGGACCCCCAGGGCGCGGCCTTCGCGCTCCACGGGAAGTAG
- a CDS encoding VOC family protein → MIDHFGFGVSDYERAKAFYAEALAPLGIALVMEFGPEQTEGKVWACGFGKGGKPELWIGSDGKTTPPMHVAFEAETRAEVRAFYETALRLGGRDNGGPGLRPQYHPNYYGAFVFDLDGHNIEVVCHRPE, encoded by the coding sequence ATCATCGATCATTTCGGCTTCGGAGTCTCCGACTACGAGCGCGCCAAGGCCTTCTACGCTGAGGCCCTGGCGCCGCTCGGGATTGCCCTCGTGATGGAGTTCGGGCCGGAGCAGACCGAGGGCAAGGTCTGGGCCTGCGGCTTCGGCAAGGGCGGCAAGCCCGAGCTCTGGATCGGCAGCGACGGCAAGACCACGCCTCCCATGCACGTCGCCTTCGAGGCTGAGACCCGGGCCGAGGTGCGGGCCTTCTACGAGACAGCGCTGCGGCTGGGCGGTCGAGACAACGGCGGGCCGGGCCTGCGGCCCCAGTACCATCCGAACTACTACGGCGCCTTCGTGTTCGACCTCGACGGCCACAACATCGAGGTCGTCTGCCACAGGCCGGAGTGA
- a CDS encoding TetR/AcrR family transcriptional regulator — MTRVYKMRGGRPGAVSSPGSAREAAPPGSERTRAAIREAANRLFLEHGVDATTVDAICAAAGVAKGTFYLYFHRKEDLLLEYGLRRLLRIREMLPELIGRKTFREALNAILDEVVRGKEWGREVTGRALREMGTSWEGLRVEAPHRLIEPLVELAQARGEVRRDIPSDALAHFVLRSILGALRDWGLGTDDRDRETALNYALTLVFDAISARP; from the coding sequence ATGACTAGAGTCTACAAGATGCGCGGCGGGCGGCCGGGCGCGGTAAGCTCACCGGGCAGCGCCCGGGAGGCGGCGCCGCCAGGAAGCGAGCGCACGCGAGCCGCCATTCGCGAGGCGGCCAACCGGCTCTTTCTCGAGCACGGCGTCGATGCCACGACCGTCGACGCGATCTGCGCGGCCGCCGGGGTGGCGAAAGGGACGTTCTACCTCTACTTCCACCGCAAGGAGGATCTGCTGCTCGAGTACGGACTCCGGCGCCTGCTGCGCATCCGCGAGATGCTGCCGGAGTTGATCGGCCGCAAGACCTTCCGCGAGGCGCTGAACGCCATCCTGGACGAGGTCGTGCGCGGGAAGGAATGGGGGCGCGAAGTCACGGGCCGCGCGCTCCGCGAGATGGGGACCAGCTGGGAGGGCCTGCGGGTCGAGGCGCCGCACAGGTTGATCGAGCCGCTGGTGGAGCTCGCGCAGGCCCGTGGAGAGGTCCGCCGCGACATCCCGAGCGATGCCCTCGCGCACTTCGTCCTGCGCTCGATTCTTGGCGCTCTGCGCGACTGGGGTCTCGGCACCGATGATCGCGACCGCGAGACCGCGCTCAACTACGCCCTCACGCTGGTCTTCGACGCGATAAGCGCTCGGCCATGA
- a CDS encoding redoxin domain-containing protein: MPPASGPPIGAPAPAFALVDQRGGTVRLEDFRGAPLLLVFYRGHW, from the coding sequence ATGCCGCCTGCGTCGGGACCGCCGATCGGCGCACCGGCACCGGCTTTCGCCCTCGTCGACCAGAGGGGTGGGACCGTCCGGCTCGAGGACTTTCGTGGCGCGCCCCTGCTCCTCGTCTTCTATCGTGGCCACTGGTGA
- a CDS encoding ACP S-malonyltransferase produces MQTGVASPPTTVVFPGQGSQRPGMGQEFDARFEASRRVYDEASEALALDLRRLCFAADDRLALTEYAQPAILATEIAMLRGLAQAFGLSARRFGGHSLGEYTALVAAGVIPLGDAVRIVRERGRLMQEAVPAGLGRMVAVIG; encoded by the coding sequence ATGCAAACGGGCGTCGCGTCTCCCCCTACTACCGTCGTCTTCCCCGGCCAAGGGTCGCAGCGCCCGGGCATGGGACAGGAATTCGACGCGCGGTTCGAGGCGAGCCGGCGCGTCTACGACGAGGCATCGGAGGCACTGGCGCTCGACCTCCGCCGCCTCTGCTTCGCAGCCGACGACCGGCTTGCGCTCACCGAGTACGCGCAGCCGGCGATTCTCGCCACCGAGATCGCGATGCTGCGCGGGCTGGCGCAGGCGTTCGGCCTGAGCGCTCGACGCTTCGGCGGCCACAGCCTCGGTGAGTACACGGCGCTGGTGGCCGCGGGCGTGATCCCGCTCGGCGACGCCGTCCGCATCGTCCGTGAGCGCGGCCGTCTCATGCAGGAAGCGGTTCCCGCGGGTCTCGGACGGATGGTCGCGGTCATCGGGG